A portion of the Homalodisca vitripennis isolate AUS2020 chromosome 2, UT_GWSS_2.1, whole genome shotgun sequence genome contains these proteins:
- the LOC124354969 gene encoding uncharacterized MFS-type transporter C09D4.1 isoform X1, with protein MISTEKTTLYAGVLPNSEMIPTHDSTECRTYKKRWFVLALFVLYSMSNSMQWIEYSIIANVVQKYYQVPNSYIDWTSMIYMVTYIPFIFPASWLIDKLGLRVAVILGAFGTCGGAWIKVLSVGQDRFYVTFLGQSVVALSQIFVLSVPAPLAATWFGPNEVSSACSIGVFGNQLGIAIGFLIPPILVKNSEVMESIGAGLSTLFYSVAILTSVLLVLILIFFQGKPPLPPSPAQAVQRNAESVPFATSIKHLATNPAYVLLLVSYGINVGVFYAISTLLNQIFVAHFPGKEEDAGRIGLMIVVAGMLGSVCCGIVLDKTHKFKETTLGVYFFSLVGMVVYTFTLGSGFIAVVYITASLLGFFMTGYLPVGFELAAELTYPEPEGTSAGLLNAGAQVFGIFFTMFSSYVLNTYGDLWANIMLCCALVVGTGLTALIRSDLRRQAAHAKAPPLPGP; from the exons ATGATCTCAACAGAGAAAACGACGTTGTACGCCGGCGTGTTGCCTAACTCTGAAATGATCCCGACTCATGACTCCACAGAGTGCCGGACCTACAAGAAGCGATGGTTCGTTCTTGCCCTGTTCGTGCTCTACTCGATGTCCAATTCCATGCAGTGGATCGAGTACTCCATCATCGCCAACGTGGTGCAGAAGTACTACCAGGTGCCCAACAGCTACATCGACTGGACCTCCATGATATATATGGTCACCTACATCCCCTTCATCTTCCCCGCCTCTTGGCTCATCGACAAACTG GGTCTCCGAGTGGCCGTCATCCTGGGTGCTTTTGGAACTTGTGGTGGAGCTTGGATCAAAGTGCTATCCGTGGGCCAAGACCGATTCTACGTCACATTTCTCGGTCAATCGGTGGTCGCCCTATCGCAAATCTTTGTGCTCAGTGTGCCAGCCCCCTTAGCTGCAACCTGGTTCGGCCCCAATGAAGTTTCTTCGGCATGCTCTATCGGTGTATTCGGCAACCag CTTGGAATAGCAATAGGTTTTCTGATTCCGCCCATACTGGTCAAGAATAGCGAAGTGATGGAGAGTATTGGAGCTGGCCTCTCGACTCTCTTCTACTCAGTTGCTATACTCACCTCAGTCTTGCTGGTTCTAATATTAATCT TTTTCCAGGGTAAGCCACCTCTGCCCCCCAGTCCGGCACAAGCTGTGCAACGCAACGCCGAGTCTGTGCCATTCGCCACCTCTATCAAACACCTGGCTACCAACCCGGCCTAT GTATTGCTCTTGGTATCGTACGGTATCAATGTTGGTGTATTCTACGCAATATCCACTTTGCTGAACCAGATCTTTGTGGCCCACTTCCCA GGTAAAGAGGAGGATGCCGGCAGGATAGGCCTCATGATCGTGGTGGCAGGAATGTTGGGTTCTGTCTGCTGTGGAATTGTCCTTGACAAAACGCACAAATTCAA ggAAACAACGTTAGGCGTGTACTTCTTCTCTTTGGTTGGCATGGTTGTGTACACCTTCACGTTGGGCTCTGGTTTCATAGCTGTGGTCTACATCACTGCTTCACTCTTAGG GTTCTTCATGACGGGGTATCTGCCAGTGGGGTTTGAGCTGGCAGCAGAGCTTACCTACCCCGAGCCCGAAGGTACGTCGGCCGGTCTGCTCAATGCAGGGGCTCAGGTATTTGGCATCTTCTTCACAATGTTCTCCTCATATGTGCTGAACACGTACGGTGACCTCTGGGCTAACATCATGCTGTGCTGCGCTCTTGTGGTGGGCACAGGACTCACTGCTCTCATCCGATCGGACCTTAGGCGGCAAGCAGCTCACGCCAAGGCACCCCCACTGCCTGGTCCTTGA
- the LOC124354969 gene encoding uncharacterized MFS-type transporter C09D4.1 isoform X2, which yields MISTEKTTLYAGVLPNSEMIPTHDSTECRTYKKRWFVLALFVLYSMSNSMQWIEYSIIANVVQKYYQVPNSYIDWTSMIYMVTYIPFIFPASWLIDKLGLRVAVILGAFGTCGGAWIKVLSVGQDRFYVTFLGQSVVALSQIFVLSVPAPLAATWFGPNEVSSACSIGVFGNQLGIAIGFLIPPILVKNSEVMESIGAGLSTLFYSVAILTSVLLVLILIFFQGKPPLPPSPAQAVPAQAVQRNAESVPFATSIKHLATNPAYVLLLVSYGINVGVFYAISTLLNQIFVAHFPGKEEDAGRIGLMIVVAGMLGSVCCGIVLDKTHKFKETTLGVYFFSLVGMVVYTFTLGSGFIAVVYITASLLGFFMTGYLPVGFELAAELTYPEPEGTSAGLLNAGAQVFGIFFTMFSSYVLNTYGDLWANIMLCCALVVGTGLTALIRSDLRRQAAHAKAPPLPGP from the exons ATGATCTCAACAGAGAAAACGACGTTGTACGCCGGCGTGTTGCCTAACTCTGAAATGATCCCGACTCATGACTCCACAGAGTGCCGGACCTACAAGAAGCGATGGTTCGTTCTTGCCCTGTTCGTGCTCTACTCGATGTCCAATTCCATGCAGTGGATCGAGTACTCCATCATCGCCAACGTGGTGCAGAAGTACTACCAGGTGCCCAACAGCTACATCGACTGGACCTCCATGATATATATGGTCACCTACATCCCCTTCATCTTCCCCGCCTCTTGGCTCATCGACAAACTG GGTCTCCGAGTGGCCGTCATCCTGGGTGCTTTTGGAACTTGTGGTGGAGCTTGGATCAAAGTGCTATCCGTGGGCCAAGACCGATTCTACGTCACATTTCTCGGTCAATCGGTGGTCGCCCTATCGCAAATCTTTGTGCTCAGTGTGCCAGCCCCCTTAGCTGCAACCTGGTTCGGCCCCAATGAAGTTTCTTCGGCATGCTCTATCGGTGTATTCGGCAACCag CTTGGAATAGCAATAGGTTTTCTGATTCCGCCCATACTGGTCAAGAATAGCGAAGTGATGGAGAGTATTGGAGCTGGCCTCTCGACTCTCTTCTACTCAGTTGCTATACTCACCTCAGTCTTGCTGGTTCTAATATTAATCT TTTTCCAGGGTAAGCCACCTCTGCCCCCCAGTCCGGCACAAGCTGT TCCGGCACAAGCTGTGCAACGCAACGCCGAGTCTGTGCCATTCGCCACCTCTATCAAACACCTGGCTACCAACCCGGCCTATGTATTGCTCTTGGTATCGTACGGTATCAATGTTGGTGTATTCTACGCAATATCCACTTTGCTGAACCAGATCTTTGTGGCCCACTTCCCA GGTAAAGAGGAGGATGCCGGCAGGATAGGCCTCATGATCGTGGTGGCAGGAATGTTGGGTTCTGTCTGCTGTGGAATTGTCCTTGACAAAACGCACAAATTCAA ggAAACAACGTTAGGCGTGTACTTCTTCTCTTTGGTTGGCATGGTTGTGTACACCTTCACGTTGGGCTCTGGTTTCATAGCTGTGGTCTACATCACTGCTTCACTCTTAGG GTTCTTCATGACGGGGTATCTGCCAGTGGGGTTTGAGCTGGCAGCAGAGCTTACCTACCCCGAGCCCGAAGGTACGTCGGCCGGTCTGCTCAATGCAGGGGCTCAGGTATTTGGCATCTTCTTCACAATGTTCTCCTCATATGTGCTGAACACGTACGGTGACCTCTGGGCTAACATCATGCTGTGCTGCGCTCTTGTGGTGGGCACAGGACTCACTGCTCTCATCCGATCGGACCTTAGGCGGCAAGCAGCTCACGCCAAGGCACCCCCACTGCCTGGTCCTTGA